One segment of Thermodesulforhabdaceae bacterium DNA contains the following:
- a CDS encoding long-chain fatty acid--CoA ligase, whose product MSVESMEALWIAHYDPGVPRHATYPDDPLPVVLGKNVEKWPQSPATYFYGKTLTYRKLWDRIMRFAEALARLGVGKETKVGIMLPNCPQFFIAYYATLWLGGVVVNTNPMYVEREIEHQWNDGDVEYAVVLDHLYPKVASVLDKTKVKKVIVTSLREALPFPISMLYPLKARKQKLFTKVPYGGNVLNFSDLINRTPPTDRPCTATLEDLAVLQYTGGTTGVAKGAMLTHRNILANVVQINSWFPDVRMNEERVVGLLPLFHVFGMTVCMNYALYTGSYVCLIPKFEINDLLKLLHKFKPTLFPGVPTLYVAILNHPQINKFDLSSVRFCITGSAPMPVDVLKRFEEMTGSVIVEGFGLSEASPVTHCNPIYGLRKPGSVGLPVPDTYAKIVDLETGEQELPPGETGELVIKGPQVMKGYWKKPEETKQALRNGWLHTGDIAMMDADGYTFIVDRKKDMIIAGGYNIYPREIDEVLYSHPKVLDAATIGVQDPYRGETVKVFVVPKPGETLTEEEIISFCKARLAAYKVPRIVEIRESLPKSSVGKILRKDLKAEEESKATKKS is encoded by the coding sequence ATGAGTGTTGAATCTATGGAAGCCCTGTGGATTGCCCATTACGATCCGGGAGTGCCCAGACACGCCACATATCCGGATGATCCTCTCCCTGTAGTCCTTGGAAAAAACGTAGAAAAGTGGCCACAGTCACCGGCTACATATTTTTACGGCAAGACTCTTACCTACAGAAAACTCTGGGATCGAATAATGCGATTCGCAGAGGCTCTAGCTCGACTAGGAGTTGGAAAAGAAACCAAAGTTGGAATAATGCTTCCCAACTGTCCTCAGTTCTTCATCGCATATTATGCTACTCTATGGCTTGGTGGCGTGGTTGTGAACACAAATCCAATGTATGTAGAGCGGGAAATAGAACATCAATGGAATGATGGGGATGTAGAGTATGCCGTGGTGCTGGATCATCTATACCCCAAGGTTGCATCTGTGCTTGATAAAACAAAGGTCAAAAAAGTTATTGTAACCAGCCTTCGCGAGGCTCTACCCTTCCCTATTTCCATGCTCTACCCCCTAAAAGCAAGAAAACAAAAGCTTTTTACCAAAGTTCCTTATGGTGGTAACGTGCTGAACTTTAGTGATCTAATAAACCGGACGCCTCCAACAGATCGTCCCTGCACGGCAACTCTTGAAGATCTTGCTGTTTTGCAATATACAGGAGGCACCACGGGTGTAGCCAAAGGTGCTATGCTTACCCACAGGAATATTCTCGCCAACGTTGTGCAAATCAACAGCTGGTTCCCCGATGTTCGAATGAACGAAGAACGAGTTGTGGGTTTGTTGCCTTTGTTTCATGTCTTCGGCATGACTGTCTGTATGAACTACGCCCTTTACACAGGAAGTTATGTTTGTTTGATACCCAAGTTCGAAATAAACGATTTGCTTAAACTGCTTCATAAGTTCAAACCTACCCTTTTCCCGGGCGTTCCGACTCTTTATGTGGCTATACTAAATCATCCTCAGATAAATAAGTTTGATCTTTCTTCTGTTAGATTTTGTATCACAGGTTCGGCTCCCATGCCCGTCGATGTTCTAAAAAGATTCGAAGAAATGACGGGCAGTGTCATCGTAGAAGGTTTTGGACTAAGCGAAGCAAGTCCGGTCACACACTGCAATCCTATTTATGGACTTAGAAAACCAGGTTCTGTTGGGCTTCCAGTGCCAGACACCTACGCAAAGATTGTTGATCTAGAAACGGGAGAACAGGAACTTCCCCCGGGAGAAACTGGGGAACTGGTTATCAAAGGTCCCCAGGTTATGAAAGGCTACTGGAAAAAACCTGAAGAAACAAAACAGGCTCTTCGTAACGGCTGGCTCCATACGGGCGACATAGCCATGATGGATGCTGATGGTTACACCTTTATCGTCGATCGCAAAAAGGACATGATTATTGCCGGGGGTTATAATATCTATCCTCGCGAAATTGATGAAGTCCTTTACAGCCATCCAAAGGTTCTCGATGCAGCAACAATAGGGGTCCAGGATCCCTACCGTGGTGAAACTGTAAAGGTCTTTGTAGTTCCAAAGCCGGGAGAAACTCTTACGGAAGAAGAAATTATTTCATTCTGCAAGGCAAGACTAGCGGCTTACAAGGTTCCACGGATTGTGGAAATCAGAGAAAGTCTTCCTAAGAGTAGCGTTGGAAAAATTCTCCGAAAAGATCTAAAGGCTGAAGAGGAATCTAAAGCAACAAAGAAGAGTTAA
- a CDS encoding DUF434 domain-containing protein, producing MSKETSLRKELILAASFDFYFLQSHDYPRDRSLELVGNRYGLTVRERNVLRRGVFGHRDALTRRGKRTTITELENRSLTVDGHNVHITVESAIIERVIIKGNDGALRDIAEISSGFRLTELSLFAAEIICKFLAGLNINEVAIYFDAPISMSGELAKIYRELFRKYKIKGTAQVVSVPEKQFSYEKTVIASSDSAVIDRSNAWLDLAFLAINTEKYLIPFMDFSFLSKLWQIPDFS from the coding sequence ATGAGCAAGGAAACTTCTTTAAGAAAAGAGCTTATCCTGGCTGCCTCATTTGATTTTTATTTCCTTCAGAGTCATGATTATCCTAGGGATCGGTCTTTAGAATTGGTGGGAAATCGCTATGGACTTACGGTAAGAGAACGAAACGTCCTTAGACGAGGAGTTTTTGGTCATAGGGACGCTTTAACACGAAGAGGTAAACGAACAACCATTACAGAACTGGAAAATAGAAGCCTAACTGTCGATGGTCATAATGTTCATATTACGGTAGAAAGCGCAATAATTGAGCGGGTCATTATTAAAGGCAACGATGGGGCTCTTCGAGATATAGCAGAAATATCGAGCGGTTTCAGACTAACGGAATTAAGTCTTTTTGCAGCAGAGATTATATGTAAATTCCTTGCAGGACTTAATATAAATGAAGTTGCTATATATTTTGACGCTCCCATAAGCATGAGTGGGGAATTGGCAAAGATATATAGAGAACTCTTTCGTAAATACAAAATAAAAGGAACTGCCCAGGTAGTCTCCGTGCCAGAAAAGCAATTTTCCTATGAAAAAACCGTTATTGCCAGCAGCGACAGTGCCGTTATTGATCGATCAAATGCCTGGCTGGATCTCGCTTTTCTGGCAATCAACACCGAAAAATACTTAATACCCTTCATGGATTTTTCATTCTTAAGCAAGTTGTGGCAAATCCCTGACTTTTCTTAA